A genome region from Hevea brasiliensis isolate MT/VB/25A 57/8 chromosome 9, ASM3005281v1, whole genome shotgun sequence includes the following:
- the LOC110641125 gene encoding chaperone protein dnaJ 11, chloroplastic, producing the protein MLSVSASPLPKISIKSPSAAPQRTRFRPRFISNSATAYKERSNLYLSPQQMASCTSLYEILGIPVAATSQDIKSAYRRLARTCHPDVAALERKDTSANDFMKIHAAYSTLSDPEKRAVYDRKFIRRNRPLTVSFSGYRGRNWETDQCW; encoded by the coding sequence ATGCTTTCTGTCTCCGCCTCTCCGCTTCCCAAAATTTCCATCAAATCTCCGTCCGCTGCGCCTCAAAGGACCAGATTCCGGCCACGGTTTATTTCTAACAGCGCCACCGCTTACAAGGAAAGGTCCAATCTTTACCTGAGTCCTCAACAGATGGCATCGTGCACGTCGCTGTACGAGATTCTGGGGATTCCGGTTGCTGCCACGAGCCAGGATATCAAATCAGCTTACCGACGATTGGCGAGGACTTGCCATCCTGATGTCGCCGCTTTGGAACGGAAAGACACCTCGGCCAATGACTTCATGAAGATTCATGCCGCGTACTCCACTCTATCGGATCCTGAGAAACGCGCCGTTTATGATCGCAAGTTTATTAGAAGGAACCGGCCGTTGACCGTCAGTTTTTCGGGCTATCGTGGCCGGAATTGGGAGACGGACCAGTGCTGGTAG
- the LOC110641155 gene encoding DNA-(apurinic or apyrimidinic site) endonuclease 2 — protein MKIVTYNVNGLRQRISQFGSLLKLLDSFDADIICFQETKLRRQELTSDLAMADGYESFFSCTRTNDKGRTGYSGVATFCRVKSAFSSNEVALPVAAEEGFTGLMDMSRNGKDEMPAVAQDLEEFDKDELLKVDGEGRCIITDHSHFVLFNIYGPRAESDDSERIQFKLMFFKILQKRWESLLHKRRRIFVVGDLNIAPTAMDRCDAGPDFENNEFRRWFRSMLVESGGLFFDVFRAKHPDRREAYTCWPSNTGAEQFNYGTRIDHILCAGSCLHQDHDLRGHNFVTCHVKECNILTEYKRWKPGNTLRWKGGWGIKLEGSDHAPVYTSLVEIPVVPQHGIPSLSARYLPMIHGLQQTLVSVLMKRKAATQVQSCSISTSFSEGNVSIEKHSESMKGSFNRCSIPGPTTNDSLNEDSEGAILKTGKQSKDFIDETCPNTTIVLCSGNDNSVPEEKTKKKARKSQWSQLSLKSFFQKSPNLSSSSENSSMDISLSQADVANSNSHPNETVAQDDQISSPKHNEANTDSQDQNELNDGPSEKERNNVALLEWQRIQQLMQNSMPLCKGHKEPCVARIVKKPGPTFGRRFYVCARAEGPVSNPEANCGFFKWASSKSRQK, from the exons ATGAAGATAGTGACGTACAACGTCAATGGCCTCAGGCAACGCATCTCCCAGTTTGGCTCTCTCCTCAAATTGCTTGATTCTTTCGATGCCGATATCATTTGCTTTCAG GAAACCAAATTGAGAAGACAGGAGCTTACTTCGGATTTAGCCATGGCCGATGGCTATGAATCCTTCTTTTCCTGCACTCGCACGAATGACAAGGGCCGCACTGGCTACTCCG gTGTTGCTACTTTTTGTCGTGTAAAGTCCGCATTTTCGAGTAACGAAGTGGCATTGCCGGTTGCAGCGGAGGAAGGTTTCACTGGGCTTATGGATATGTCTAGAAATGGAAAAGACGAAATGCCGGCAGTAGCGCAAGACCTTGAGGAGTTTGATAAAGATGAGCTCCTCAAGGTTGATGGTGAGGGCAGGTGTATCATCACTGATCATAGTCATTTTG TTCTTTTCAATATATATGGACCTCGAGCAGAAAGTGATGATTCCGAGAGGATACAGTTTAAGCTCATGTTCTTCAAGATACTACAG AAAAGATGGGAGAGTCTTCTGCACAAGAGAAGGAGGATATTTGTTGTCGGTGATCTCAACATTGCGCCCACTGCCATGGATCGTTGCGATGCTGGTCCAGATTTTGAGAACAATGA GTTCAGAAGATGGTTTAGATCTATGCTAGTTGAGTCTGGAGGCCTCTTTTTTGATGTTTTCAGAGCAAAACATCCTGACAG AAGAGAAGCTTACACATGCTGGCCATCGAACACTGGAGCTGAACAATTTAATTATGGGACTAGAATTGACCACATTCTTTGTGCTGGGTCATGCTTGCATCAAGACCATGACTTGCGAGGTCATAACTTTGTTACTTGCCATGTCAAGGAGTGCAACATATTGACAGAGTATAAACGCTGGAAACCTGGAAATACACTGAG GTGGAAGGGTGGGTGGGGCATCAAACTGGAAGGTTCTGATCATGCTCCAGTTTATACAAGTTTGGTAGAAATCCCTGTTGTTCCCCAACATGGCATCCCTTCTTTGTCTGCTAGATATCTCCCAATGATTCATGGTCTCCAGCAGACCCTTG TGTCCGTTCTAATGAAAAGAAAAGCGGCTACACAAGTTCAATCTTGCAGCATATCAACTTCATTCTCAGAAGGAAATGTTTCTATAGAGAAACACAGTGAAAGCATGAAAGGATCTTTCAATAGATGCAGCATACCTGGCCCAACCACAAATGACTCTTTGAATGAAGACTCTGAAGGTGCCATTTTGAAAACAGGCAAGCAATCCAAGGATTTCATTGATGAGACTTGCCCCAACACCACTATTGTGTTGTGCAGTGGCAATGATAATTCTGTGCCTGAggagaaaacaaagaaaaaagcaAGAAAGAGTCAATGGTCCCAGCTCTCCCTGAAGTCATTTTTCCAGAAAAGTCCGAACCTCAGCAGTAGTTCTGAAAACTCTTCAATGGATATTTCGCTTAGTCAGGCAGATGTGGCCAACTCTAATAGTCACCCAAATGAAACTGTTGCTCAGGATGACCAAATCAGCAGTCCCAAGCATAATGAAGCAAATACGGATTCTCAGGATCAGAATGAATTAAATGATGGCCCTTCAGAGAAAGAGAGAAACAATGTTGCTTTACTGGAGTGGCAAAGGATACAACAACTCATGCAGAATAGCATGCCTCTTTGCAAGGGCCATAAGGAACCATGTGTTGCTCGGATAGTGAAGAAACCGGGTCCTACTTTTGGCCGCAGATTTTATGTCTGTGCTCGAGCTGAG GGACCAGTATCCAATCCTGAAGCTAATTGTGGTTTCTTTAAATGGGCTTCTTCAAAATCCCGGCAGAAATGA
- the LOC110641150 gene encoding transcription factor bHLH121 isoform X1 — translation MDQWKTTTNDFSQSLAADVAPSTSPHSMTPSNSIPERRHRLEPEVKDPIAARKFQKADREKLRRDRLNEQFLELGNTLDPDRPKNDKATILTDAIQMLKDLTAEVSRLKADYTALSEESHELMQEKNELREEKASLKSDIENLNSQCQQRLRVMFPWPAVDPSVVMGPTYPYPVPLPVPPGPIPMHPSMQPFPFFRNQNPNVIPSPCSTFIPYPTPANPPHEQPSVQYASTSLISSKLDSKSKSADHPRGSNAERRDDSNDVATELELKMPGSSPQQDKSTGERKGKQLHGKEKNTTNGSSSSRYSFSHGIQDSSSNSVGDVAKSTN, via the exons ATGGATCAATGGAAGACAACAACCAACGATTTCTCTCAATCTTTGGCGGCAGATGTAGCTCCTTCGACTTCTCCTCACTCCATGACCCCCTCCAACTCCATCCCCGAACGCAG ACATAGGCTGGAACCGGAGGTTAAGGATCCAATTGCTGCAAGAAAGTTTCAGAAAGCAGACAGGGAGAAATTGAGGAGAGACCGTCTGAATGAGCAGTTTCTTGAGCTGGGAAACACATTAG ACCCAGATAGACCCAAGAATGACAAGGCAACCATTTTGACTGACGCAATTCAAATGCTGAAGGATCTAACAGCTGAAGTCAGCAGACTAAAGGCTGATTACACTGCACTTTCGGAAGAATCACATGAG CTAATGCAGGAGAAGAATGAGCTGAGAGAAGAAAAGGCATCTTTAAAATCTGATATTGAAAACTTAAATTCTCAGTGTCAACAAAGGCTCAGGGTTATGTTTCCATGGCCTGCCGTTGATCCTTCTGTTGTCATGGGTCCTACTTATCCATATCCAGTCCCCTTACCTGTCCCACCTGGTCCAATTCCCATGCATCCATCAATGCAGCCATTTCCCTTCTTTAGAAATCAAAATCCTAATGTAATTCCTAGTCCTTGCTCAACCTTTATTCCATACCCAACTCCTGCTAATCCTCCACATGAACAGCCATCGGTCCAATATGCTTCCACTTCCCTTATTTCAAGCAAACTGGATTCCAAAAGCAAGTCAGCAGATCATCCAAGGGGCAGCAATGCAGAAAGGCGTGATGATTCTAATGATGTTGCAACAGAACTTGAACTGAAAATGCCTGGATCATCACCTCAACAG GATAAGTCAACTGGAGAAAGGAAAGGCAAGCAATTGCATGGAAAGGAAAAAAATACTACAAATGGTAGCTCCTCAAGCAGGTATTCTTTTTCCCATGGTATTCAGGATAGTTCCTCTAATAGTGTGGGCGATGTCGCAAAATCCACTAATTGA
- the LOC110641150 gene encoding transcription factor bHLH121 isoform X3, protein MDQWKTTTNDFSQSLAADVAPSTSPHSMTPSNSIPERRHRLEPEVKDPIAARKFQKADREKLRRDRLNEQFLELGNTLDPDRPKNDKATILTDAIQMLKDLTAEVSRLKADYTALSEESHELMQEKNELREEKASLKSDIENLNSQCQQRLRVMFPWPAVDPSVVMGPTYPYPVPLPVPPGPIPMHPSMQPFPFFRNQNPNVIPSPCSTFIPYPTPANPPHEQPSVQYASTSLISSKLDSKSKSADHPRGSNAERRDDSNDVATELELKMPGSSPQQDKSTGERKGKQLHGKEKNTTNGSSSSRQVTPLQGQCRL, encoded by the exons ATGGATCAATGGAAGACAACAACCAACGATTTCTCTCAATCTTTGGCGGCAGATGTAGCTCCTTCGACTTCTCCTCACTCCATGACCCCCTCCAACTCCATCCCCGAACGCAG ACATAGGCTGGAACCGGAGGTTAAGGATCCAATTGCTGCAAGAAAGTTTCAGAAAGCAGACAGGGAGAAATTGAGGAGAGACCGTCTGAATGAGCAGTTTCTTGAGCTGGGAAACACATTAG ACCCAGATAGACCCAAGAATGACAAGGCAACCATTTTGACTGACGCAATTCAAATGCTGAAGGATCTAACAGCTGAAGTCAGCAGACTAAAGGCTGATTACACTGCACTTTCGGAAGAATCACATGAG CTAATGCAGGAGAAGAATGAGCTGAGAGAAGAAAAGGCATCTTTAAAATCTGATATTGAAAACTTAAATTCTCAGTGTCAACAAAGGCTCAGGGTTATGTTTCCATGGCCTGCCGTTGATCCTTCTGTTGTCATGGGTCCTACTTATCCATATCCAGTCCCCTTACCTGTCCCACCTGGTCCAATTCCCATGCATCCATCAATGCAGCCATTTCCCTTCTTTAGAAATCAAAATCCTAATGTAATTCCTAGTCCTTGCTCAACCTTTATTCCATACCCAACTCCTGCTAATCCTCCACATGAACAGCCATCGGTCCAATATGCTTCCACTTCCCTTATTTCAAGCAAACTGGATTCCAAAAGCAAGTCAGCAGATCATCCAAGGGGCAGCAATGCAGAAAGGCGTGATGATTCTAATGATGTTGCAACAGAACTTGAACTGAAAATGCCTGGATCATCACCTCAACAG GATAAGTCAACTGGAGAAAGGAAAGGCAAGCAATTGCATGGAAAGGAAAAAAATACTACAAATGGTAGCTCCTCAAGCAG ACAAGTCACACCTCTTCAAGGACAGTGCAGACTCTAA
- the LOC110641150 gene encoding transcription factor bHLH121 isoform X2, producing the protein MDQWKTTTNDFSQSLAADVAPSTSPHSMTPSNSIPERRHRLEPEVKDPIAARKFQKADREKLRRDRLNEQFLELGNTLDPDRPKNDKATILTDAIQMLKDLTAEVSRLKADYTALSEESHELMQEKNELREEKASLKSDIENLNSQCQQRLRVMFPWPAVDPSVVMGPTYPYPVPLPVPPGPIPMHPSMQPFPFFRNQNPNVIPSPCSTFIPYPTPANPPHEQPSVQYASTSLISSKLDSKSKSADHPRGSNAERRDDSNDVATELELKMPGSSPQQDKSTGERKGKQLHGKEKNTTNGSSSSSSATHCDSWEIMPIA; encoded by the exons ATGGATCAATGGAAGACAACAACCAACGATTTCTCTCAATCTTTGGCGGCAGATGTAGCTCCTTCGACTTCTCCTCACTCCATGACCCCCTCCAACTCCATCCCCGAACGCAG ACATAGGCTGGAACCGGAGGTTAAGGATCCAATTGCTGCAAGAAAGTTTCAGAAAGCAGACAGGGAGAAATTGAGGAGAGACCGTCTGAATGAGCAGTTTCTTGAGCTGGGAAACACATTAG ACCCAGATAGACCCAAGAATGACAAGGCAACCATTTTGACTGACGCAATTCAAATGCTGAAGGATCTAACAGCTGAAGTCAGCAGACTAAAGGCTGATTACACTGCACTTTCGGAAGAATCACATGAG CTAATGCAGGAGAAGAATGAGCTGAGAGAAGAAAAGGCATCTTTAAAATCTGATATTGAAAACTTAAATTCTCAGTGTCAACAAAGGCTCAGGGTTATGTTTCCATGGCCTGCCGTTGATCCTTCTGTTGTCATGGGTCCTACTTATCCATATCCAGTCCCCTTACCTGTCCCACCTGGTCCAATTCCCATGCATCCATCAATGCAGCCATTTCCCTTCTTTAGAAATCAAAATCCTAATGTAATTCCTAGTCCTTGCTCAACCTTTATTCCATACCCAACTCCTGCTAATCCTCCACATGAACAGCCATCGGTCCAATATGCTTCCACTTCCCTTATTTCAAGCAAACTGGATTCCAAAAGCAAGTCAGCAGATCATCCAAGGGGCAGCAATGCAGAAAGGCGTGATGATTCTAATGATGTTGCAACAGAACTTGAACTGAAAATGCCTGGATCATCACCTCAACAG GATAAGTCAACTGGAGAAAGGAAAGGCAAGCAATTGCATGGAAAGGAAAAAAATACTACAAATGGTAGCTCCTCAAGCAG TAGTGCAACTCATTGTGACTCGTGGGAAATAATGCCCATAGCTTGA
- the LOC110641138 gene encoding calcium-dependent protein kinase 28: protein MGACFSTIKVSGSNSNNNTTAIIGHQYHRKEGTNKPQSTITNKQSSDQKNNNNGTRKSTQLQTQPKQQHKVKEKQTSRRQGGVIPCGKRTDFGYAKDFDRRYMIGKLLGHGQFGYTYVATDKANGDRVAVKRIEKNKMVLPIAVEDVKREVKILRELAGHENVVQFYDAFEDDSYVYIVMELCEGGELLDRILAKKDSRYTEKDAAVVVRQMLKVAAECHLHGLVHRDMKPENFLFKSTKEDSPLKATDFGLSDFIKPGKKFQDIVGSAYYVAPEVLKRKSGPESDVWSIGVITYILLCGRRPFWDKTEDGIFKEVLRNKPDFRRKPWPSISNSAKDFVKKLLVKDPRVRLTAAQALSHPWVREGGDASEIPIDISVLSNMRQFVMYSRLKQFALRALASTLDEGELADLRDQFDAIDVDKNGSISLEEMRQALAKDLPWKLKDSRVLEILQAIDSNTDGLVDFSEFVAAALHVHQLEEHNSEKWHLRSQAAFEKFDLDKDGYITPEELRMHTGLKGSIDPLLEEADIDKDGKISLSEFRRLLRTASISSRNAPSTSAHRNAQKI from the exons ATGGGTGCCTGCTTCTCCACCATCAAAGTCAGTGGTTCTAACAGCAATAACAACACTACCGCTATCATTGGCCATCAATACCACCGCAAGGAAGGTACCAATAAGCCTCAATCAACGATCACAAATAAACAATCGTCGGATCAAAAGAATAATAACAATGGGACTCGCAAGAGTACACAACTGCAAACACAGCCGAAGCAGCAGCATAAGGTGAAAGAGAAGCAGACTTCCAGGCGACAGGGTGGGGTGATCCCATGTGGTAAACGCACGGATTTTGGGTATGCCAAGGATTTTGATAGGCGATACATGATCGGAAAATTATTGGGTCATGGCCAATTTGGATACACCTATGTTGCCACTGATAAAGCTAATGGAGATCGCGTCGCCGTCAAGAGGATTGAGAAAAATAAG ATGGTTCTTCCTATTGCTGTTGAGGATGTTAAGAGAGAGGTCAAGATATTACGGGAACTTGCTGGCCATGAGAATGTAGTTCAGTTTTATGACGCATTTGAGGATGATTCTTATGTATATATAGTAATGGA GTTATGTGAGGGTGGTGAATTGCTGGATCGCATATTAGCAAA GAAGGATAGTCGTTATACCGAGAAAGATGCAGCAGTGGTTGTACGACAGATGCTCAAAGTTGCAGCTGAGTGTCATTTACATGGTTTGGTACACCGTGACATGAAACCAGAG AATTTTCTTTTCAAGTCAACCAAGGAGGACTCACCTCTGAAGGCCACAGATTTTGGCTTGTCAGACTTCATAAAACCAG GCAAGAAATTCCAAGATATTGTCGGTAGTGCTTACTATGTAGCCCCTGAAGTATTAAAGCGCAAGTCTGGACCTGAGTCAGATGTCTGGAGTATTGGTGTTATTACATACATTTTGCTATGTGGGAGGCGTCCATTTTGGGATAAGACAGAGGATGGTATATTTAAGGAG GTCTTGAGGAATAAACCTGATTTTCGCCGCAAACCATGGCCAAGCATAAGTAATAGTGCTAAAGATTTTGTAAAGAAGTTACTGGTGAAGGATCCTCGGGTCAGACTTACTGCTGCTCAGGCCCTAT CTCATCCATGGGTTAGAGAAGGAGGGGATGCATCTGAAATACCCATTGACATATCTGTTCTGAGCAATATGCGACAATTTGTGATGTACAGTCGTTTGAAACAATTTGCTCTAAGG GCATTGGCTAGCACACTGGATGAGGGGGAGCTGGCTGATCTTCGggatcaatttgatgcaattgatGTTGATAAAAATGGTTCTATTAGTCTTGAAGAGATGAGACAG GCACTTGCTAAAGACCTTCCTTGGAAGTTGAAAGACTCTcgtgtcttggaaattcttcaagcc ATTGACAGCAACACAGATGGACTTGTTGATTTCTCCGAATTTGTTGCTGCTGCTCTACATGTGCATCAACTAGAGGAACACAATTCTGAGAAGTGGCATCTGCGTTCACAGGCTGCTTTTGAGAAATTTGATCTTGATAAAGATGGTTATATAACACCAGAAGAACTAAGAATG CACACGGGCTTGAAAGGTTCCATTGACCCACTACTTGAGGAGGCTGATATTGATAAAGATGGTAAAATAAGCCTTTCGGAATTCCGTAGACTGCTAAGAACAGCAAGTATTAGTTCACGAAATGCACCAAGCACATCTGCTCATCGAAATGCTCAGAAGATTTAG